One Mailhella massiliensis DNA segment encodes these proteins:
- the trkA gene encoding Trk system potassium transporter TrkA, giving the protein MFFKGTTRPSSGRIVIIGAGEVGFHTARRLAEEHRQVIVIDQDEEQLHNIQEALDVQTLEGFGASPQVLREAEIDKAELVLAVTNSDEVNIMACMFARELAPRAIRVARVRKPDYHLLPGFLENKLEISLLVDPEEEIVNTISRLITMPGAVEYHEFADRRIRMTGMKVDRGPLIDLPLFRFREVMQEERVMIGAIYRDDRLIVPSGSDVIRHGDVVHFIYEPAALPAILRALEQRRRPVRSVCVYGAGRIGVALARLLETMGVRVCMIVNDAGACEKLSRDLHATLILHGDARDRSLLEEEKIGEMDAFVAVAENEEANILSCMLAKKLGAPLAVASINKAEYLTLAETVGIDHVVSPRIATVNSILHYIRHGNVLASVSVSNESAETMEIFVEGESALCGRKLRDICLPKGVLFLAIVHGTTVFIPRGDTVIADGDRVLLLAEKHRIAELERILGENASCECGATF; this is encoded by the coding sequence ATGTTTTTCAAAGGAACCACCAGGCCTTCCTCCGGGCGGATCGTCATCATCGGTGCGGGGGAAGTAGGTTTTCATACCGCGAGAAGGCTTGCCGAGGAACATCGGCAGGTCATTGTCATCGATCAGGATGAAGAGCAGCTTCACAACATTCAGGAAGCGCTGGACGTACAGACTCTGGAGGGCTTCGGCGCAAGCCCGCAGGTGCTGCGCGAGGCGGAGATAGACAAGGCGGAGCTTGTCCTTGCGGTGACGAATTCCGATGAAGTGAACATCATGGCCTGCATGTTTGCCAGAGAACTGGCTCCCCGCGCCATCAGGGTGGCGCGCGTGCGCAAGCCTGATTATCATCTTCTTCCGGGCTTTCTGGAAAACAAGCTGGAAATAAGCCTTCTGGTGGACCCGGAAGAGGAAATCGTCAACACCATTTCCCGGCTTATCACCATGCCCGGCGCCGTGGAGTATCATGAGTTCGCCGACCGGCGCATACGCATGACGGGCATGAAGGTGGACAGGGGGCCGCTTATTGATCTTCCGCTCTTCCGTTTCCGCGAGGTGATGCAGGAAGAGCGCGTCATGATCGGCGCCATATACCGCGACGACAGGCTTATTGTTCCTTCCGGCTCCGATGTCATCCGTCACGGAGACGTGGTTCATTTCATTTACGAACCCGCCGCGCTTCCGGCGATACTGCGCGCGCTGGAACAGAGGCGCCGTCCCGTGCGCAGCGTGTGCGTCTACGGCGCGGGGCGCATCGGCGTGGCGCTGGCGCGGCTTCTGGAAACGATGGGCGTCCGTGTGTGCATGATCGTCAACGACGCGGGCGCATGCGAAAAGCTTTCCCGGGATCTGCATGCCACGCTGATTCTGCACGGCGACGCCAGAGACAGAAGCCTTCTTGAGGAAGAAAAAATAGGCGAGATGGACGCCTTCGTCGCCGTTGCCGAAAATGAGGAGGCCAATATTCTTTCCTGCATGCTGGCCAAAAAGCTCGGCGCTCCCCTTGCCGTGGCCAGCATCAACAAGGCCGAATACCTGACGCTGGCGGAAACCGTGGGCATCGATCATGTCGTGAGCCCCCGCATCGCCACCGTCAACAGCATTCTTCACTACATCAGGCATGGAAACGTACTCGCCTCGGTATCGGTGAGCAACGAATCCGCGGAAACCATGGAAATTTTCGTGGAGGGCGAATCCGCTCTCTGCGGACGGAAGCTGCGCGACATCTGCCTGCCGAAGGGCGTGCTTTTTCTGGCCATCGTGCACGGAACGACGGTGTTCATTCCCCGCGGCGATACCGTCATTGCGGATGGCGACAGGGTGCTGCTTCTGGCGGAAAAACATCGTATCGCCGAGCTGGAAAGAATTCTCGGAGAAAACGCTTCCTGCGAATGCGGGGCCACGTTCTGA
- a CDS encoding FAD-binding protein, which yields MTDLLNRDIISHETDVLVLGGGASGCAAALAAHEAGLHAMIVDKGLLESCGCIGGGNDHFMAVLNSDEPYDSVEDLVRFYDKPGSGLHPETVRAWGQSMPHMLDFLAEAGIEFRRNPDGSFMRTQGFGQPGHWWILIHHGQYMKPLIAKKIRAMGIAVLDRIMVTKLIIKNGRFAGAMGYNVLDGTFHNITAKTAVMALGPRVERVTFNSTTNPYNSQLPPYITGSQYVLPYEAGARITLLDVRQTSSVLPKSFGSPGMNGITGSGAHALNFKGERFMTRYHPMTEQAPRHLFSRGTYCEQIIGNGPPFYMDMRHLPDDVRDCLEHDLMPGDKATFPDYAAQKGVDFTTKLMEVEVGELNLDGMVDRDANFESTIPGLFVGSGFHAFSGAMCGGYAAGQFAAKAAADMKNFSGKATQEELEEERSRVLRPLYSDGDTTHEPFESAIRQVMSYYMGYVRNEKGMLQALDSLNRIAALKDDLYAENMHELMRIHEAFDLLTMCRLATLCTLERKETSANTVYLRTDYPNPDPSLNKVLAVQKVDGHPKVFWLE from the coding sequence ATGACTGACTTATTGAACAGGGACATTATTTCACATGAAACTGATGTTCTCGTACTCGGTGGCGGAGCCAGTGGTTGTGCAGCCGCCCTAGCAGCTCATGAAGCCGGCCTGCACGCCATGATCGTAGACAAGGGCCTGCTGGAAAGCTGCGGCTGCATCGGTGGAGGCAACGACCACTTCATGGCCGTACTCAATTCCGACGAACCTTACGACTCCGTCGAAGATCTGGTGCGCTTCTACGACAAACCCGGCAGCGGCCTTCATCCTGAAACTGTACGGGCTTGGGGACAGTCCATGCCGCACATGCTGGACTTCCTTGCTGAAGCAGGTATCGAATTCCGCAGAAACCCCGATGGCTCCTTTATGCGGACCCAAGGATTCGGACAGCCCGGTCACTGGTGGATACTTATCCATCACGGTCAATACATGAAACCCCTCATAGCGAAAAAAATCCGTGCCATGGGTATTGCTGTTCTCGACCGCATCATGGTTACCAAGCTCATCATCAAAAATGGACGCTTTGCCGGAGCCATGGGATACAATGTTCTGGACGGTACCTTCCACAACATCACCGCAAAAACAGCGGTCATGGCACTCGGGCCACGAGTGGAACGTGTCACCTTCAACTCTACGACCAACCCCTACAACTCCCAGCTGCCTCCCTACATTACTGGTTCACAGTATGTGCTTCCCTATGAGGCGGGAGCCCGAATCACCCTGCTTGACGTACGCCAGACCTCATCGGTTCTTCCCAAAAGCTTCGGCAGCCCGGGTATGAACGGTATTACCGGCTCGGGAGCTCATGCCCTGAACTTCAAGGGCGAACGCTTCATGACACGATACCATCCTATGACGGAACAGGCACCGCGCCATTTGTTCTCCCGCGGCACCTACTGCGAGCAAATCATAGGCAACGGCCCCCCTTTCTACATGGATATGCGTCATCTGCCCGACGACGTCCGTGACTGCCTCGAGCATGATCTCATGCCCGGAGACAAGGCTACCTTCCCTGATTATGCAGCGCAAAAGGGTGTCGATTTCACCACAAAACTCATGGAAGTGGAAGTAGGGGAACTCAACCTCGATGGCATGGTCGATCGCGACGCCAACTTCGAAAGCACCATTCCTGGACTTTTCGTCGGTTCAGGATTCCACGCCTTTTCTGGTGCCATGTGCGGCGGTTATGCAGCAGGACAATTCGCGGCAAAGGCCGCGGCAGATATGAAGAATTTTTCCGGCAAGGCAACACAGGAGGAACTGGAGGAAGAACGATCCCGTGTTCTGCGCCCACTCTACTCCGACGGAGACACCACTCATGAGCCTTTTGAATCTGCCATACGACAAGTCATGAGTTACTACATGGGGTATGTGCGCAATGAAAAAGGGATGCTTCAGGCTCTGGACAGCCTCAACCGCATCGCTGCTCTGAAAGACGATCTGTATGCCGAAAACATGCATGAACTCATGCGCATCCATGAAGCGTTCGACCTTCTGACCATGTGTCGTCTTGCAACTCTCTGTACATTGGAAAGAAAGGAAACCTCTGCAAATACCGTCTATCTGCGAACAGATTACCCGAACCCCGACCCCTCCCTGAACAAGGTTCTTGCTGTCCAGAAAGTCGATGGACATCCCAAGGTATTCTGGCTTGAATAA
- a CDS encoding TrkH family potassium uptake protein, giving the protein MTFWNILYLVGIMTACVGVMQLLPLVLSFGYGDGETARLALSCAGTVLSGLFMVYAGRKKRRNLLSNSEALGCVGLCWIVATCAGALPFICTGVMHPVDAWFESVSGFTTTGSTVLSDIEALPQSLLFWRSLSQWCGGMGIIVLSLAVLPHLGVGGMQLYRAEVPGPTPDKLAPRMQDTAKILWGGYCVLTFVMVLCLLCAGMNLLDAVNHAFTTLATGGFSTKNASAAAFSPVVQWIIIAFMFLAGINFTLHFRFITGTWNAYGRSEECRFFVLLCALLIVLTAGYLYGSGAFAVQSAADIERLIRGAAFQIVSLITSTGFVSENYSLWPIGITPLFLFAIFVGGCVGSTAGGFKIMRIMVLGKVLRREFFLMLHPRGVSSIRFQDRPLSEKIIAGTGVFFITYLLVLFVCTSVLLFYRIDFLTGFSAVLTCLSNAGPGFGCVGAVDNFGWMPEGVKVLLSFCMLAGRLEFYALLILLHPSLWKK; this is encoded by the coding sequence ATGACGTTCTGGAATATTCTTTATCTTGTCGGCATCATGACGGCCTGCGTGGGCGTCATGCAGCTTTTGCCCCTCGTTCTGTCCTTCGGGTATGGCGACGGAGAGACGGCGCGCCTCGCCCTTTCCTGTGCGGGAACCGTGCTTTCCGGCCTTTTCATGGTGTATGCGGGCAGGAAGAAACGCCGCAATCTTCTCAGCAACAGCGAGGCCTTGGGTTGTGTGGGCCTGTGCTGGATAGTCGCCACATGTGCGGGGGCGCTGCCTTTTATCTGTACGGGCGTCATGCATCCCGTGGATGCCTGGTTTGAATCCGTTTCAGGATTCACCACCACGGGCTCCACCGTGCTTTCCGATATCGAGGCTCTCCCGCAGAGCCTGCTTTTCTGGCGCAGTCTCAGCCAGTGGTGCGGCGGCATGGGCATCATTGTTCTTTCTCTGGCCGTGCTTCCGCATCTCGGGGTGGGCGGCATGCAGCTTTACCGGGCCGAAGTGCCCGGCCCCACGCCCGACAAGCTGGCGCCCCGCATGCAGGATACCGCCAAGATTCTGTGGGGCGGCTACTGCGTGCTTACCTTCGTCATGGTGCTGTGCCTGCTTTGTGCAGGGATGAATCTGCTCGATGCCGTGAACCATGCCTTCACCACTCTCGCCACGGGCGGCTTTTCCACGAAAAACGCCTCTGCTGCGGCGTTTTCTCCGGTGGTGCAGTGGATCATCATTGCCTTCATGTTCCTTGCGGGCATCAATTTCACGCTGCATTTCCGCTTTATCACGGGTACATGGAACGCCTACGGCAGAAGCGAGGAGTGCCGCTTCTTCGTGCTGCTCTGCGCTCTTCTTATTGTTCTTACTGCGGGCTATCTGTACGGGAGCGGAGCCTTTGCCGTGCAGTCTGCGGCCGATATCGAAAGGCTGATACGGGGAGCGGCGTTCCAGATAGTTTCGCTTATTACAAGCACGGGCTTCGTCAGCGAGAACTACAGCCTCTGGCCCATCGGCATCACGCCTCTTTTTCTGTTTGCCATTTTCGTCGGCGGCTGCGTGGGGTCCACGGCGGGCGGTTTCAAGATCATGCGCATCATGGTGCTCGGCAAGGTGCTGCGCCGGGAGTTCTTTCTCATGCTGCACCCCCGGGGTGTTTCATCCATCCGTTTTCAGGACAGGCCCCTTTCGGAAAAGATCATTGCGGGTACCGGGGTGTTCTTCATCACCTATCTGCTCGTGCTTTTTGTATGCACGAGCGTACTGCTTTTTTACCGCATCGATTTTCTGACGGGTTTTTCCGCCGTGCTTACCTGCCTTTCCAACGCCGGACCGGGCTTCGGCTGCGTAGGAGCAGTGGACAACTTCGGCTGGATGCCGGAAGGTGTCAAGGTGCTGCTTTCTTTCTGTATGCTTGCAGGGCGACTGGAATTTTACGCGCTGCTCATTCTGCTGCACCCTTCGCTCTGGAAAAAGTAG
- a CDS encoding type III secretion system chaperone codes for MSLQSLHAMLAEALAGAGLPPASISASGTSLINIKGLEIGMEYLEAEDKVALYCSIGRLSPGAASEIYEFLLEKNLLGAKTGGGHIGLYAPARTLIFSLVLDVTALSAARLSNVLDRFTEHATELIDEMEERLAEPSGNTELSPLMGNMLWA; via the coding sequence ATGTCTCTTCAATCGCTGCATGCCATGCTTGCCGAGGCTCTTGCCGGAGCCGGACTTCCCCCCGCGTCCATCAGTGCTTCCGGCACGTCGCTCATCAATATCAAGGGGCTGGAAATCGGAATGGAATACCTGGAAGCGGAAGACAAGGTTGCGCTCTACTGCAGCATCGGCAGGCTTTCTCCCGGCGCCGCATCGGAAATATATGAGTTTCTGCTGGAAAAGAACCTGCTCGGGGCAAAAACAGGCGGAGGGCACATAGGACTGTACGCCCCTGCGCGCACCCTCATCTTCTCCCTTGTGCTCGACGTGACCGCGCTCAGTGCCGCACGGCTTTCCAATGTCCTCGACCGTTTTACGGAACATGCGACGGAACTCATTGACGAGATGGAGGAGCGCCTTGCCGAACCTTCCGGCAATACGGAGCTTTCTCCTCTCATGGGCAATATGCTGTGGGCATGA
- a CDS encoding TAXI family TRAP transporter solute-binding subunit has translation MLTRMLRTAACMVMTTALWMPGNSHAAEKYEICAGAFGSVTYQLSFAVSEILKQVAPRYELLPVETSGASASVIKGSARPDKMLMAYGALTFRMATQGKPPFPKAYPNLKVLGFATRNVQTLITYEPDIKSLADLKGRRIGMSVRPSVCGMDHWSIISKGIGDISNTTPSYMNWGSLQSALMDGTIDAAALGVSTNPSGPWTPLSIYAELVASKGVPYFLNIDEACIKTAARENGLPYIPVVIPRGAISENVPDRDVTAWEERIGIMAFTDMSEDLAYAITKILCENQEDIAKISPVGRNMSLEITVPDKNFLTDDQLHPGALRYYREKGLR, from the coding sequence ATGTTGACCCGAATGCTTCGTACAGCCGCCTGTATGGTCATGACTACTGCGCTTTGGATGCCCGGCAATTCTCATGCTGCAGAAAAGTATGAAATCTGCGCAGGAGCATTCGGTTCCGTTACCTACCAGTTAAGCTTTGCTGTATCCGAAATTCTCAAGCAGGTGGCACCACGTTATGAGCTTCTTCCCGTTGAAACCAGTGGTGCATCAGCTTCCGTCATCAAGGGTTCTGCCAGACCAGACAAGATGCTTATGGCCTACGGTGCACTCACATTCCGTATGGCAACGCAGGGCAAGCCACCTTTCCCCAAAGCCTACCCCAACCTTAAAGTGCTCGGCTTTGCGACAAGAAATGTTCAGACACTCATCACCTATGAACCCGACATCAAGAGTCTTGCAGATCTCAAAGGCAGACGCATCGGGATGTCCGTTCGTCCTTCAGTCTGCGGTATGGATCACTGGAGCATCATCAGCAAGGGAATCGGTGATATTTCAAATACTACGCCATCTTATATGAACTGGGGATCCCTGCAAAGCGCCCTTATGGACGGTACTATAGACGCAGCCGCCTTGGGAGTTTCTACGAACCCTTCTGGACCATGGACTCCACTATCCATATATGCCGAACTCGTCGCATCGAAAGGAGTCCCTTATTTTCTGAATATTGACGAAGCCTGCATTAAGACTGCCGCTCGGGAAAACGGTCTGCCATATATTCCCGTCGTCATTCCCCGAGGAGCCATCAGTGAAAATGTTCCCGACCGCGACGTTACCGCTTGGGAGGAGCGCATTGGAATCATGGCTTTTACCGACATGTCCGAAGACCTCGCCTATGCCATCACAAAAATTCTGTGCGAAAACCAGGAAGACATCGCAAAAATTTCTCCTGTAGGCAGAAACATGTCCCTTGAAATCACCGTACCTGACAAAAACTTTCTGACAGATGACCAGCTTCATCCCGGGGCTCTCCGTTACTACCGTGAAAAAGGACTGCGCTGA
- a CDS encoding iron-containing alcohol dehydrogenase: MHFSLLQNVKILEENGAVRQLGSLMKEAGYRHAFLVCDEGIVRMGLAGKIQDILAAEGLSCTLYDKVQPDPPAFLVDEGAALCRSAGCDCVIAAGGGSSIDTAKGINILRFNEGHILDYADPARKMTPAHGLIVIPTTSGTGSELSNGLIISDTERGIKAPILAVEGMSEYAILDPELTAGMPPMLTLITGLDVFSHACESYMSVLASSMTDMICEKIMEDVAAFLPRAVRQGSDKEARERMLCCASLGGWMLACASAHVGHSIAHIIGATYHIPHGRACAFSLPPTLEFMASTCPEKVKKVGMLLGAAFYGSESPEQIGQRTARAYRDFCAGLGLTELGVKKPGDAELDALADAVAHEPLATLCPVPVTKENMRPLLEKMF, translated from the coding sequence ATGCACTTTTCCCTGCTTCAGAACGTAAAAATACTGGAAGAAAACGGAGCCGTCCGTCAGCTCGGCTCTCTCATGAAGGAAGCCGGATACCGCCACGCCTTTCTTGTCTGTGATGAAGGCATAGTCCGCATGGGCCTTGCCGGAAAAATTCAGGACATCCTCGCTGCCGAGGGTCTCTCCTGTACGCTGTACGACAAAGTGCAGCCCGACCCGCCCGCCTTTCTGGTGGACGAGGGCGCAGCTCTCTGCCGTTCCGCGGGCTGCGACTGCGTCATCGCCGCGGGGGGCGGAAGCTCCATCGATACGGCCAAAGGCATCAACATCCTGCGCTTCAATGAAGGGCATATTCTCGACTATGCGGACCCGGCCAGAAAAATGACCCCCGCGCACGGACTCATCGTCATCCCCACCACTTCCGGCACGGGCAGCGAACTTTCCAACGGACTCATCATTTCCGATACCGAGCGGGGCATCAAGGCTCCCATCCTTGCGGTGGAAGGCATGAGCGAATATGCGATTCTCGACCCCGAACTCACCGCCGGTATGCCTCCCATGCTCACCCTCATCACGGGGCTCGACGTATTTTCCCATGCCTGCGAATCGTATATGTCCGTCCTTGCCTCGTCCATGACGGACATGATCTGTGAAAAAATCATGGAAGACGTTGCCGCCTTCCTGCCCCGTGCCGTACGGCAGGGTAGCGACAAGGAAGCCCGGGAACGTATGCTCTGCTGTGCAAGTCTCGGCGGCTGGATGCTGGCCTGCGCCTCCGCCCATGTGGGACACTCCATCGCCCATATCATCGGCGCAACCTATCACATCCCCCACGGCAGGGCCTGCGCCTTCAGCCTGCCGCCCACGCTGGAGTTCATGGCCTCAACCTGCCCTGAAAAAGTCAAAAAGGTGGGTATGCTGCTGGGAGCCGCCTTCTACGGAAGCGAAAGCCCGGAACAGATAGGTCAGAGAACCGCAAGAGCCTACAGGGACTTCTGCGCCGGACTCGGCCTGACCGAACTGGGCGTGAAAAAGCCGGGCGATGCCGAACTCGACGCGCTTGCCGACGCCGTGGCTCATGAGCCCCTCGCCACTCTGTGCCCCGTTCCCGTGACGAAGGAAAACATGCGCCCGCTGCTGGAAAAAATGTTCTGA
- a CDS encoding LysR family transcriptional regulator encodes MISEISGDFLQWLRGFYQVAITGSVTRAAAIMHRTPSSITYQIQSLEQALGNSLITRSGNRLILTSAGRELLKWAIRTFDVVSALQGELACTDGVLRGVLSVAGMRPVFQMFPFLNTLRDFLQTYPKVRVELFPGDPDKLIRDLEMGMYDFAVLGVLSPPSTCVFQSFFTSPHMLIVAREHDFVLDDEPTREQLAEVPYIEFVRPHLDKDDAPRVFFPDVEMLFPKRANLRCSNRQTIMEYVAAGCGAAVVDVWSLLSTPQAISRVQAYSLEHYLPQLQYGLLMRKTTELTPPGKEFVRRLEHNMKNLELCSDSKNMIK; translated from the coding sequence ATGATCTCTGAAATTAGTGGAGATTTTTTGCAATGGCTTCGAGGGTTTTATCAGGTTGCCATAACGGGAAGTGTTACCCGGGCTGCGGCAATCATGCATAGAACGCCATCATCCATAACGTATCAGATTCAGTCGTTGGAGCAGGCTCTGGGCAACAGTCTCATAACCAGGAGTGGAAACCGTTTGATACTGACGTCGGCAGGGAGGGAGCTGCTGAAATGGGCAATCCGTACCTTTGATGTTGTCAGTGCGCTGCAGGGAGAGCTTGCATGTACGGATGGAGTCTTGAGAGGCGTACTTTCGGTTGCGGGAATGCGTCCAGTTTTTCAAATGTTTCCTTTTTTGAATACGCTCCGGGATTTTTTACAGACCTATCCCAAGGTTCGCGTGGAGCTTTTTCCCGGTGATCCTGATAAGCTGATCAGGGATCTGGAAATGGGAATGTATGATTTTGCCGTGTTGGGAGTTCTTTCTCCTCCTTCAACATGCGTATTTCAGTCTTTTTTCACTTCACCACATATGTTGATTGTTGCCCGAGAGCATGATTTTGTTCTGGATGACGAGCCTACACGGGAACAATTGGCGGAAGTACCATATATTGAGTTCGTTCGTCCGCATCTGGATAAGGATGATGCTCCCCGCGTCTTTTTTCCCGATGTTGAGATGTTATTTCCCAAGCGTGCAAATTTACGTTGCAGTAATCGACAGACGATTATGGAGTATGTGGCTGCGGGATGTGGTGCGGCCGTTGTCGATGTTTGGAGCCTGCTTTCAACTCCGCAGGCAATATCCCGCGTACAAGCCTACAGTTTGGAGCATTATCTTCCCCAGCTACAGTACGGACTACTCATGAGGAAGACAACGGAACTTACTCCTCCAGGTAAAGAGTTTGTCCGTCGACTGGAACACAACATGAAGAATCTTGAATTATGCTCAGATAGTAAAAATATGATTAAATAA
- a CDS encoding type III secretion system chaperone, which translates to MSQYLPYIDALNRETGLDIRLSSSGSAYLELEDRGILLQWLEAQNMFVIYVELGSLSGWRDEQVLRQLLSANFLFLQSGGGALSYDISANRVGLNYAVPVYGLSAEDFLRRLDAVVLLAEHWQEKLRDMAAEQEKLALQAMTGNEEAADTGTYDAMTMLRI; encoded by the coding sequence ATGAGTCAGTACTTACCATATATTGATGCGCTCAACAGGGAAACGGGGCTGGATATCCGGCTTTCTTCTTCCGGCAGCGCGTATCTGGAGCTGGAAGACAGGGGAATACTGCTTCAGTGGCTGGAAGCGCAGAACATGTTCGTCATTTATGTGGAACTCGGTTCTCTTTCCGGCTGGCGGGACGAGCAGGTTCTGCGTCAGCTGCTTTCCGCCAACTTTCTTTTCCTCCAGAGCGGAGGAGGCGCGTTAAGTTATGACATTTCCGCCAACAGGGTTGGGCTGAATTATGCCGTGCCCGTGTACGGATTGTCGGCGGAGGATTTTCTCCGCAGACTCGATGCCGTTGTTCTTCTTGCGGAGCATTGGCAGGAGAAGCTGCGCGACATGGCCGCCGAACAGGAAAAGCTCGCCTTGCAGGCCATGACGGGGAATGAGGAAGCAGCCGATACGGGTACGTATGATGCCATGACCATGCTGAGAATATGA
- a CDS encoding TRAP transporter permease: MERLNRLLMAAVTLLAIGMIIYQMAYTQLICLPPIKHQNLHLMLAMMLVFLWSMKKAPSWVGKALAALLALLALYATTYIFVEYDDLEMLRGPIGALTGQDLIVGSLLLILSIEACRRAFGIIFPLVALLFISYGIFGHFISGPLAAPEITYPELITSYVMGFSGGLYGTTLSVSANYIFLFVVFGSFLGATGASGFFNRIGLIVGRRLAGGPAISAVVSSALVGSITGSAMANVATTGVFTIPLMKQAGYRPEQAGAIEAAASTGGQIMPPVMGATAFVLAEMAHRPYADVMAAAFLPALLYFFSVGLYAQLQAKRLGIRADRMSAGTFTTREFLLEAPLFLGPLSLIIAMLVLGFSPMFTIFWAMLILLAINATLLFYKGKLKDMPGALIPACREGAVTGAKIAVTCAVLGPIVTTITKTSLGIRVPGIIAMFCDGSLLLALFITAGVCILLGMGVPTLAAYLMVAMVGVPTLSNLGIPAFAAHMFVFIFAAFSAITPPIATAAIPAAGIAETDYMKTAMESAKVGCVGFLIPFLTIFSPELMIGQGNGIATTFMAFFWTIIAVIFLCMGTTGFFLRRLPLAERCVSLFISLSMTMTLFIRSPYTIATCCIIASMYLLREYAIYCRGKNTLPNRKAKEDI; the protein is encoded by the coding sequence ATGGAACGCCTAAACCGCCTGCTTATGGCCGCAGTCACTCTGCTGGCCATCGGCATGATCATCTATCAGATGGCTTATACCCAGCTCATCTGTCTCCCCCCGATAAAGCATCAAAATCTACACCTTATGCTGGCCATGATGCTCGTGTTCCTCTGGTCCATGAAGAAGGCACCATCTTGGGTGGGAAAAGCTCTTGCCGCTCTGCTCGCGTTGCTCGCCCTCTATGCTACGACCTACATATTCGTGGAATACGACGATCTGGAAATGTTGCGAGGACCGATCGGAGCTTTAACCGGACAAGACCTGATTGTCGGAAGCCTTCTGCTTATTCTTTCCATTGAAGCATGTCGGCGTGCATTCGGCATCATTTTTCCCCTGGTGGCTCTGCTCTTCATTTCCTACGGAATATTCGGGCATTTCATAAGCGGTCCTCTTGCCGCCCCGGAAATCACCTACCCCGAGCTTATCACTTCCTATGTTATGGGCTTTTCAGGGGGGCTATACGGGACAACGCTTTCCGTCAGCGCTAACTATATTTTTCTCTTCGTCGTCTTCGGTTCTTTTCTCGGGGCGACAGGGGCATCCGGCTTCTTCAACCGCATCGGTCTCATCGTTGGGCGAAGACTTGCGGGCGGACCTGCCATTTCCGCTGTCGTCTCCAGTGCCCTAGTGGGATCCATTACCGGAAGCGCCATGGCTAATGTAGCAACAACTGGCGTTTTCACCATTCCTCTTATGAAACAGGCCGGGTACAGGCCTGAACAGGCTGGAGCCATCGAAGCAGCCGCTTCCACCGGCGGTCAGATCATGCCGCCCGTCATGGGAGCCACGGCCTTTGTTCTGGCGGAAATGGCGCACCGCCCTTATGCCGACGTCATGGCTGCCGCCTTTCTGCCCGCTCTGCTTTATTTTTTCTCTGTTGGGCTCTACGCGCAGCTGCAGGCAAAACGCTTGGGTATCCGCGCAGACAGGATGAGCGCAGGCACCTTTACCACGCGGGAATTTCTTCTCGAAGCACCTCTGTTCCTCGGCCCTCTTTCCCTCATCATCGCCATGCTCGTTCTCGGCTTCTCTCCCATGTTCACCATTTTTTGGGCCATGCTCATCCTGCTCGCCATCAACGCTACCCTACTGTTTTATAAAGGCAAGTTGAAGGATATGCCCGGAGCTTTGATTCCAGCCTGCCGTGAAGGAGCTGTGACAGGTGCCAAGATAGCCGTAACCTGTGCCGTACTCGGTCCCATCGTCACTACCATTACTAAAACATCTCTCGGCATCCGGGTACCCGGTATTATTGCCATGTTCTGCGACGGCAGCCTGCTTCTGGCCCTGTTCATTACCGCTGGAGTCTGCATTCTGCTCGGCATGGGGGTACCGACGTTGGCCGCCTACCTCATGGTGGCCATGGTGGGCGTGCCCACACTGTCAAATCTCGGAATTCCCGCTTTCGCTGCACATATGTTCGTTTTCATCTTTGCGGCATTCTCTGCCATTACACCGCCCATCGCCACCGCCGCCATTCCCGCAGCGGGTATTGCTGAAACAGACTACATGAAAACCGCTATGGAGTCTGCAAAAGTCGGCTGCGTAGGTTTTCTCATTCCTTTTCTGACCATTTTCTCGCCGGAGCTGATGATCGGACAAGGCAACGGCATTGCTACTACTTTTATGGCCTTTTTCTGGACCATCATAGCAGTAATATTTTTATGCATGGGTACGACAGGATTCTTCCTACGACGTCTTCCATTAGCAGAAAGATGCGTTTCACTGTTCATATCCCTATCCATGACTATGACTCTATTTATTCGTTCTCCCTATACTATTGCCACATGCTGCATTATTGCTTCCATGTATCTCTTACGAGAATACGCCATTTATTGCAGAGGAAAGAACACGTTACCAAATAGAAAAGCCAAGGAGGATATATGA